One genomic segment of Belonocnema kinseyi isolate 2016_QV_RU_SX_M_011 chromosome 2, B_treatae_v1, whole genome shotgun sequence includes these proteins:
- the LOC117183069 gene encoding proline-rich receptor-like protein kinase PERK12, whose protein sequence is MSYNGIRERVSTILKNHQLLQLGSTLPTSRNLTDVKKRLGDAPSVEGQKTQSEQPSPQKVIAAPPEEGDVSLSKAVDEDVTHSSKKVYVPSPPKERDVATPSSKGSVPLPSSKTGIVPSSPAQPPPEKEDVSIADSEDRDIVDSSEPKDVPSSSNKGDIPPPCSVDDVPPNSSKAGDAPPSPSMAKGVPALPKKEDVSPSDSEDGDIADSSETKAEPSLSKKGDVPPPSGVEDVPPNSS, encoded by the exons atgaGTTACAACGGAATCCGAGAACGTGTATCAACTATCCTGAAAAATCATCAGTTGCTTC AGTTAGGTTCAACCTTGCCGACTAGCAGAAATCTTACCGACGTCAAGAAACGCTTAGGTGATGCTCCTTCAGTAGAAGGACAAAAAACACAAAGTGAGCAACCATCACCTCAAAAAGTTATTGCAGCACCACCCGAAGAAGGAGATGTCTCGCTATCCAAAGCTGTAGATGAAGATGTAACACACTCTTCTAAGAAAGTATATGTACCATCGCCACCCAAAGAACGAGATGTAGCAACGCCATCTAGTAAAGGAAGTGTACCACTACCCTCTTCTAAGACTGGAATTGTACCATCATCCCCTGCGCAACCACCACCTGAAAAAGAAGATGTCTCAATAGCCGATTCTGAAGATAGAGATATAGTAGACTCTTCTGAGCCAAAAGATGTACCATCCTCATCTAATAAAGGAGATATACCACCACCTTGTAGTGTAGACGATGTACCACCAAACTCTTCTAAGGCTGGTGATGCACCACCATCCCCTTCCATGGCTAAAGGTGTGCCAGCATTACCTAAAAAAGAAGATGTTTCACCATCCGATTCTGAAGATGGAGATATAGCGGACTCTTCTGAAACAAAAGCTGAACCATCTTTATCTAAAAAAGGAGATGTACCACCACCATCTGGTGTAGAAGATGTACCACCAAACTCTTCTTAG